One Streptomyces formicae genomic window, GCCGCATCCGCTCGCCGAGACGTCGTACGAGCGATGGGCGGCGCTCTGGCAGCAGCACGTCTCGGTCAACCTCCTCGCCACGGCGAACCTCAGCCATCTCGCGGCCCGCCGCATGATCGACCAGGGGTCGGGCGGCCGGATCGTGAACATCGGCTCGCGCGGCGCCTTCCGGGGCGAGCCCGACCACCCGGCGTACGGCGCGACGAAGGCGGCGGTGCACGCGCTCGGCCAGTCGCTCGCCGTGTCGCTCGCGCCGCACGGGATCGCGGTGGCCTCGGTGGCGCCCGGATTCTTCGCGACGGAGCGGGTCGCGCACCGCCTCGGCGGGGCGGAGGGCGAGGCGATCCGTGCGCAGAGCCCGTTCGGCCGCACGGGCACGGCCGAGGAGATCGCGGCGGCGGTGCTGTGGCTGGCGTCGCCGGTGGCCGAATGGGCGTCGGGCACGGTC contains:
- a CDS encoding SDR family NAD(P)-dependent oxidoreductase, with protein sequence MNLPATGRRVLVSGASRGLGRALAVAFAENGDRVAVHYGSREEEARATLASLTGEGHVLVGGDLSDPAGAADVADRAAGALGGIDVLVNNAAVNLPHPLAETSYERWAALWQQHVSVNLLATANLSHLAARRMIDQGSGGRIVNIGSRGAFRGEPDHPAYGATKAAVHALGQSLAVSLAPHGIAVASVAPGFFATERVAHRLGGAEGEAIRAQSPFGRTGTAEEIAAAVLWLASPVAEWASGTVLDLNGASHLRT